GTCGATAACCACATTCACGTCGCTCAACGCCAGGTCGTTTACGCACAGGCTGCTATCGCGCAGGCAGGCCAGCTTCACCGCCAAATGCAGACGCCCGGCCTGCACATTGACGCCAGGCTGGGCGTAACTCACATTGCTCAGCGTAAGATCGCGCCAGCCACCGGTTACCTGACCGATTGATAAACCAGGCACCCAACGGTTTGCAGCGTTAAACAGCAGATGCAGGCCGCTGGTGGTGCCAATCAAAAAGCCCAAACCGCCGATGACGACCAGAATCACCACCAGCACGGAAATCAGAATAATTTTAGTTAAACGACTCATAATTCTGGCCCCAGTCCGATGTAGAACTGCACGCCGTGTTCATCCTTATCGTCCACCGGTGCTGCAATATCAAATTTGATTGGGCCAACCGGCGACTGCCAGCGAACGCCCACCCCGGCACCGGTTTTAACGTTACTGCGTTTGATATCATTCACCGCTTCGCCGCTATCGACAAAAGTGGCGCCCCACCATTTGCCCGTCACGTTGTATTGGTACTCCAGCGAGCCGGTCGCCATTTTGGAAGCACCAGTCAGCTTACCTTCGCTGTCTTCCGGGGAGATGGATTTGTATTTATAGCCACGAATGCTACGGTCGCCCCCGGCGAAGAAGCGCAGGTCAGGCGGGACTTTTTCGAAGTCGCTGGTCTCAATCCAGCCAACGTTGCCGCGCACGACGAAACGATGACGCTGGGCCAGAGTCCGGATCCAGACGTTTTGTGCCTGCATAACGGCGAAGTTAACGTCTGAGCCCCAGGTCGTGTTCGATACATCGACCGAATAGCGCTGAGAGTCACCCCAGGTTGGCATCAGACCGCCGCGCGAACGGGTGCGGCTGACGCTAACGCCTGGATAGAGCAGCATGGTGGTGTTGGACACCTCACCCTGGGTAAAGTGGTCAAGGCTCCAGCGCAGGTTAAGCGCACGCTGCCAGCCGCTGGAACTATCCCAGTTACGCGACACCGCAAGCGTGGTGGTATCGGCTTCGGTATCGTTAAGGTCGGTACGTTTAAACCCGCCCTGAACCGTGTAGTACTGCTCGATTGGGTTTTTAAGTAGCGGAATTTTGTAGCTAAAATCAAGCTGCTGCTCGGGAGAAGAGAGGCTGAGGCTACTGGTCAGGCTATGGCCGTAGCTGTTAATCCACGGTTTTTTCCAGGTCGCTTTCAGACGCGGCCCGACGTCAGTTGAGTAACCAGCCCCGGTTTCGATTGTATTTTTAGCCTTAGGCGTGACATACCCTTCAAGCGGCAAAACTTTGGTTTCACGCGCGCCTTTAAATTTCGGCGCCACGACGACCGATTTAAACCAGCCGGTCTCAGACAGACGGCGGTTTAGCTCCCCAAGCTGGCTGGATGTGTAGTAATCCCCTTTCTTCCAGGGGATTAGGCTTTGCAGATAGCGGTCCTGAATTTGCGAACCTTCAAAGGTCACGCCGCCAAAGCGATAACGCTCACCGCTGTCATAATCGATATCCCAGAATGCCTGATGGCGGTCGAGCGATATGCCAAGCTGGCTTTTTTTAAATTCGCCGTCGAAATAGCCTTTGCGCAGGGAGACGCTGGTCAGGCTCTTTTTAAAGCCATCGTAGTCAGAGTGATTCAGCACCGTACCAATCTTGGGACGCCCCGGTAACAGTGCCAGGAAGGCCTTATCGTCGCGGGCTCCGCCGCGTAGAATGACATCGGTACCGCCAATTTTGACCGGCACCCCGGCGTTTACGTTGGCCACCAGCACCTGGCGGCCACCGTTGGCCGGAGGTGGCTTCAGATCGAAGTTGATGGTTGGCTCATAATAGCCGAGCGCCTTTAGCCCCTCGCGAATGGCGTCATCAACCCGCGCCTGGAAACGACGATCGGGGGTAACTTCATCACTTTCTATCGTAGAGAGCTGTGCACGTACGTTTTTCTCCAGCTCACCGTCTAACCCTTGTAGCTTTAATCGAACGCTGGCGGCCTCAGCATTTCCCACAGCCAGCCCGAGCCCGGCCAGGCATATAATACAAATTCTTCGCACGTTCTCTCCCAAAACCTGGAGTCTGATGCCAAATTGGGCAAATCCATGCTCACATTAACAACCACAAGGAATGCGTGGTTGAAAAAAAGACAATCTGACAAATATTCTTATGTTTAAATCTAGTCGTATTTTGCGTGATTATTGTCTGCATTTATACCGCTAGAGGCAATCCGCATACGGTTGTGGGTAATTTAAGAATAAATTAAGAGGTTTCGCCGTGAAACTATTCGATAAGTCTCACCTCGTAAGCGAGTCAGAGGCCCTGTCTGGGCGCAGTACTCCCATGCCGGTAGCTACTTTGCATGCAGTAAACGAGCACTCGATGACCAATGTTCCAGCCGGAATGGAGGTTGCTATCTTCGCCATGGGCTGCTTTTGGGGCGTAGAACGCCTGTTTTGGCGCCAGCCAGGCGTCTATAGCACTGCGGCAGGTTACTGCGGCGGCTATACGCCAAACCCTACCTATCAGGAGGTTTGCTCCGGAATGACCGGCCATGCCGAAGCGGTACGCGTGGTGTTTGATCCTAACGAAATAAGCTACGCCCGGCTGCTGGAGCTATTTTGGGAGAACCATGACCCGGCTCAGGGAATGCGCCAGGGGAACGATCGCGGTAGCCAGTATCGCTCGGCGATTTATCCGCTCACGCCGGAGCAAGAGCTGGCGGCGCAGGAGAGCCGGGTACTATACCAGGCGGCTATGCGGGCAGCGGGTGACACGCGCACAATTACTACCGAAATCTCACCGGCCAGCAACTTCTACTACGCTGAAGATGACCATCAGCAATACCTGCACAAAAATCCTCATGGTTATTGCGCACTTGGCGGCACGGGCATCTGCCTGCCCCCGCAAAATTAACCCTCTGGCGGCTCACCACACGCTGCTGCTATACTAATTGCTGAAAATTCAGGCCGGTACTTGCCGGCTATTTTTCACTGTGACATTCACAAGGAATAATTCAACCTTCCCTTCCGAGGATCCGGCCAGCGAATGGCTGGAAAAAATATGTTAAACAGTATTTTAGTAATACTTTGTCTTATTGGCATCAGCGCATTTTTCTCTATGTCTGAGATTTCGCTGGCTGCGTCTCGTAAAATTAAACTTAAACTGCTTGCCGATGAAGGCAACATTAACGCTCAACGCATTCTTGAGGTACAGGAAAACCCAGGCACCTTCTTCACCGTGGTGCAAATTGGTCTTAACGCAGTAGCCATTCTCGGCGGTATTGTGGGTGATGCGGCTTTTTCACCGGCATTCCACGATCTGTTCTCCCGCTTTTTGTCACCAGAGCTTTCTGAACGACTGAGCTTTTTAATGTCGTTTTCGCTGGTAACCGGGATGTTTATCCTGTTTGCCGACCTGACGCCGAAGCGCATTGGTATGATTGCTCCAGAATCCGTTGCTCTGCGCATCATCAACCCCATGCGCTTCTGCCTGATGGTGTTCAAACCGCTGGTCTGGTTCTTCAA
This genomic interval from Salmonella enterica subsp. enterica serovar Choleraesuis contains the following:
- a CDS encoding outer membrane protein assembly factor — its product is MRRICIICLAGLGLAVGNAEAASVRLKLQGLDGELEKNVRAQLSTIESDEVTPDRRFQARVDDAIREGLKALGYYEPTINFDLKPPPANGGRQVLVANVNAGVPVKIGGTDVILRGGARDDKAFLALLPGRPKIGTVLNHSDYDGFKKSLTSVSLRKGYFDGEFKKSQLGISLDRHQAFWDIDYDSGERYRFGGVTFEGSQIQDRYLQSLIPWKKGDYYTSSQLGELNRRLSETGWFKSVVVAPKFKGARETKVLPLEGYVTPKAKNTIETGAGYSTDVGPRLKATWKKPWINSYGHSLTSSLSLSSPEQQLDFSYKIPLLKNPIEQYYTVQGGFKRTDLNDTEADTTTLAVSRNWDSSSGWQRALNLRWSLDHFTQGEVSNTTMLLYPGVSVSRTRSRGGLMPTWGDSQRYSVDVSNTTWGSDVNFAVMQAQNVWIRTLAQRHRFVVRGNVGWIETSDFEKVPPDLRFFAGGDRSIRGYKYKSISPEDSEGKLTGASKMATGSLEYQYNVTGKWWGATFVDSGEAVNDIKRSNVKTGAGVGVRWQSPVGPIKFDIAAPVDDKDEHGVQFYIGLGPEL
- the msrA gene encoding peptide methionine sulfoxide reductase MsrA, encoding MKLFDKSHLVSESEALSGRSTPMPVATLHAVNEHSMTNVPAGMEVAIFAMGCFWGVERLFWRQPGVYSTAAGYCGGYTPNPTYQEVCSGMTGHAEAVRVVFDPNEISYARLLELFWENHDPAQGMRQGNDRGSQYRSAIYPLTPEQELAAQESRVLYQAAMRAAGDTRTITTEISPASNFYYAEDDHQQYLHKNPHGYCALGGTGICLPPQN